The following are from one region of the Hydrogenimonas sp. SS33 genome:
- a CDS encoding ATP-binding cassette domain-containing protein: MREPVIEMRGIHTRFGRKTVHDGVDLTVYEGEIYGLLGGSGSGKTTLLREMIMLLRPSGGSVRVLGHDLLHISQRQAQKLRSAWGVLFQFGALYTSLSVADNIAIQMREYTRLSEKTIRRIVFAKLEMVGLSPDVGRLYPAELSGGMVKRAALARALAMDPRLLFLDEPTSGLDPVSAEAFDDLITQLRDLLGLTIVMVTHDIDTIFGVIDRMAVLGDGKAVAEGTLEEVLKSDHPFIHEFFGGKRAKARIEAMKMEKMPICSNENVGKEER, translated from the coding sequence ATGAGAGAGCCGGTCATCGAGATGCGCGGCATCCATACCCGTTTCGGCAGGAAAACGGTCCACGACGGGGTCGACCTGACCGTCTACGAAGGGGAGATCTACGGCCTGCTGGGCGGCAGCGGGTCGGGCAAAACCACCCTGCTTCGGGAGATGATCATGCTCCTGCGCCCTTCGGGCGGGAGTGTCAGGGTGCTGGGGCACGACCTGCTGCATATCTCCCAAAGGCAGGCCCAGAAACTGCGGAGCGCCTGGGGTGTCCTCTTTCAGTTCGGCGCCCTCTACACCTCCCTCAGCGTGGCGGACAATATCGCCATCCAGATGCGGGAATATACCCGCCTGTCGGAGAAGACCATCCGGCGAATCGTCTTTGCCAAGCTGGAGATGGTGGGACTCTCTCCCGATGTGGGGAGGCTCTACCCCGCGGAACTGAGCGGCGGTATGGTCAAACGGGCGGCCCTGGCCCGGGCGCTGGCGATGGACCCCAGACTCCTCTTCCTGGATGAACCCACTTCGGGGCTCGATCCGGTGAGTGCGGAAGCCTTCGACGACCTCATTACGCAGCTGAGGGACCTGTTGGGCCTCACTATCGTCATGGTCACCCACGACATCGATACCATTTTCGGCGTCATCGACCGCATGGCGGTGCTGGGTGACGGAAAGGCGGTGGCCGAGGGGACCCTGGAGGAGGTGCTGAAGAGCGACCACCCCTTCATCCACGAATTTTTCGGAGGAAAACGGGCGAAAGCGAGGATAGAAGCGATGAAGATGGAAAAAATGCCGATATGTAGTAACGAAAATGTCGGGAAAGAGGAGCGTTGA
- a CDS encoding ABC transporter permease, whose protein sequence is MRKIGQLRYNLLMKNGTFFHVDSRDDTLIVHARGRWQVDRLDRIEAEWHRLAPTLKRWKTLLFDLSGIESVDTAGMILFLSIREERAPLRPRYRHASREFCRMYRLVRRYEVPLPEKRTGFWHPFAAFVEKIGEAALSIVNDSLLFLNFLGAVTLAFFRSLLHPAAIRIKETSANIYKAGVTALPIVALSSFLVGIVVAYQSGVQLEKYGANIFIVDMIGISIPRELAPLITSIIVAGRTGSSYTAQIGVMKITEEIDAMKTMGFEIFRFIVLPRIFALIVALPLLIFFADIIGIYAGMIIAKTQLGINPAQFTERLQSAVDVRHYIVGLVKAPFFAFIIAAIGCFRGFEVAGNTESIGRYTTMSVVNAIFLVVAIDALFSVIFTELGI, encoded by the coding sequence TTGCGTAAAATCGGCCAACTGCGATACAATCTCCTTATGAAAAACGGAACCTTCTTTCATGTCGATTCCCGTGACGATACCCTGATCGTCCATGCCCGGGGGAGATGGCAGGTCGACCGGCTCGACCGCATCGAGGCGGAGTGGCACCGCCTGGCTCCGACGCTGAAACGGTGGAAAACACTCCTTTTCGACCTCTCCGGCATCGAAAGTGTCGACACGGCGGGGATGATCCTCTTTCTCTCCATCAGGGAGGAGAGGGCGCCGCTGCGCCCCAGATACCGCCACGCCTCCCGGGAGTTTTGCCGCATGTACAGGCTGGTACGGCGTTACGAAGTTCCGCTGCCCGAAAAACGGACCGGTTTCTGGCATCCCTTCGCCGCTTTCGTCGAAAAGATTGGAGAGGCAGCCCTCTCCATCGTCAACGACTCCCTGCTCTTTCTCAATTTTCTCGGCGCCGTCACCCTCGCCTTTTTCCGAAGCCTGCTGCATCCCGCCGCCATCCGCATCAAGGAGACCTCGGCCAACATCTACAAGGCGGGGGTCACCGCCCTCCCCATCGTCGCCCTCAGCTCTTTTCTGGTGGGAATCGTCGTCGCCTACCAAAGCGGCGTGCAGCTCGAAAAGTACGGGGCCAACATCTTCATCGTCGACATGATCGGCATCTCCATTCCCAGGGAACTGGCGCCTCTGATTACCTCCATCATCGTCGCGGGCCGTACCGGCTCCTCCTACACGGCCCAGATCGGGGTGATGAAGATTACCGAAGAGATCGACGCCATGAAGACGATGGGGTTCGAAATTTTCCGTTTCATCGTCCTGCCCCGCATTTTCGCCCTGATCGTCGCCCTGCCCCTGCTCATCTTTTTCGCCGACATCATCGGCATCTACGCCGGCATGATCATCGCCAAGACGCAGCTGGGGATCAACCCGGCCCAGTTCACGGAGCGGCTCCAGAGCGCCGTGGATGTGCGCCACTACATCGTAGGGCTCGTCAAGGCCCCTTTCTTCGCCTTCATCATTGCCGCCATCGGCTGCTTCCGAGGCTTCGAAGTGGCGGGCAACACCGAAAGCATCGGCCGCTACACCACCATGAGCGTCGTCAACGCCATCTTTCTGGTCGTCGCCATCGACGCCCTCTTTTCGGTCATCTTCACGGAGCTGGGCATATGA
- a CDS encoding RNA-binding S4 domain-containing protein — protein sequence MRVDKYLSSVNLVKRRTIAQDMVKSGVVFINETAAKPSKEVKVGDIIEIRYLKGPKRYEVLKIPTTKTIPKSAKDEYVKELA from the coding sequence TTGCGTGTCGACAAATACCTAAGCAGCGTCAACCTGGTGAAGCGGCGTACCATCGCCCAGGACATGGTCAAAAGCGGAGTCGTTTTCATCAACGAAACGGCGGCGAAACCGAGCAAAGAGGTGAAAGTGGGAGACATTATAGAAATCCGCTATCTGAAGGGACCGAAGAGGTACGAGGTCCTGAAGATCCCGACGACCAAGACCATTCCCAAAAGTGCGAAAGACGAGTATGTCAAGGAGCTTGCATGA
- the trpD gene encoding anthranilate phosphoribosyltransferase gives MTYEEAKTAFERLFSGLMDEEEARALLIQMHERGETTDEIAAAAETMRRYSIKLPVPDDLRPKLIDNCGTGGDKSGSFNISTTVSILLAGAGCYVAKHGNRSITSKSGSADMLEKLGVRLDLTPEKQVEMLQECGFTFIFAIHHHPAMRFVMPIRKSIPHRTIFNILGPLTNPAGVEKQFIGVFDPHFVSRIAKALKRLGSRRAMVVSSRDGLDEISLGAPTDAALLEEGNLELRTIDPLDLGIERAPLKAVAGGDAETNARITREILSGSVTGPKRDIVLVNAAGALVVDGRAKSLEEGLAIAAETIDSGRALSALEKIVEVSNRL, from the coding sequence ATGACCTATGAAGAGGCAAAAACCGCTTTCGAGCGGCTCTTTTCGGGGCTGATGGATGAGGAGGAAGCCAGAGCGCTGCTCATTCAGATGCACGAGCGGGGCGAAACGACCGACGAGATCGCCGCGGCCGCGGAGACGATGCGGCGCTACAGCATCAAACTCCCCGTCCCCGATGACCTGCGCCCCAAACTGATCGACAACTGCGGTACCGGCGGGGACAAAAGCGGCAGCTTCAACATCTCCACCACCGTTTCCATCCTGCTGGCGGGTGCGGGCTGCTATGTGGCCAAACACGGCAACCGCTCCATTACCAGCAAATCGGGAAGCGCCGACATGCTGGAGAAACTGGGGGTACGGCTCGACCTGACGCCGGAAAAACAGGTCGAGATGCTGCAGGAGTGCGGTTTCACCTTCATCTTCGCCATTCACCATCACCCCGCCATGCGTTTCGTGATGCCGATACGAAAATCGATTCCCCATCGCACCATCTTCAACATACTGGGCCCCCTGACCAATCCTGCCGGCGTCGAAAAGCAGTTCATCGGCGTCTTCGACCCCCACTTCGTCTCCCGCATCGCCAAGGCGCTGAAGCGTCTGGGAAGCCGGCGGGCCATGGTGGTCAGCAGCCGGGACGGGCTGGACGAGATCTCCCTGGGAGCCCCCACCGACGCGGCGCTGCTGGAAGAGGGGAATCTGGAGCTGCGGACCATCGACCCCCTCGACCTGGGAATCGAACGGGCACCCCTGAAGGCGGTTGCCGGAGGGGATGCCGAAACCAACGCCAGGATCACCCGGGAGATTCTCTCCGGGAGCGTGACCGGGCCGAAACGGGATATCGTACTCGTCAATGCCGCCGGGGCCCTGGTGGTGGACGGCAGGGCGAAGTCGCTGGAAGAGGGACTGGCCATCGCCGCCGAGACCATCGACTCGGGCCGGGCACTCTCGGCGCTGGAAAAGATTGTCGAGGTCTCCAACCGCCTATGA
- the tsaE gene encoding tRNA (adenosine(37)-N6)-threonylcarbamoyltransferase complex ATPase subunit type 1 TsaE has protein sequence MRKCFESDLEHLEETAAKIAPLLPENGVVFLRGDLAAGKTTLVKALAKAKGCADEVTSPTFSIQQIYDGGVAHYDLYQCPNEKFVEMGLLESLEAPGWHLIEWGDEALENFLKAHGFETAVVTIVPTFSGRRYEVTTDA, from the coding sequence ATGAGAAAGTGTTTCGAATCGGACCTGGAGCATCTGGAGGAGACGGCGGCCAAAATCGCCCCGCTGCTGCCCGAAAACGGCGTCGTCTTTCTGCGGGGCGACCTGGCGGCGGGAAAGACGACGCTGGTGAAAGCCCTGGCGAAGGCGAAAGGGTGTGCCGATGAGGTCACCTCTCCCACCTTCTCTATCCAGCAGATCTACGACGGCGGGGTCGCCCACTACGATCTCTACCAGTGCCCCAACGAGAAGTTCGTCGAAATGGGGCTGCTTGAGAGCCTGGAAGCGCCGGGGTGGCACCTGATCGAGTGGGGTGACGAAGCGCTGGAGAATTTTCTGAAAGCCCACGGCTTCGAGACGGCGGTCGTGACCATCGTCCCGACTTTCTCCGGACGGCGATACGAGGTGACGACCGATGCATGA
- the lptB gene encoding LPS export ABC transporter ATP-binding protein, whose amino-acid sequence MHELKAEKLVKTIRRHPIVKGVSLSLKTKEVVGLLGPNGAGKTTTFYMICGLIPVTEGQVTIDGTDITKEPLHLRAKRGIGYLPQESSIFKELTVEENLLIAAEAAKLDKESAAKRIENLLELFNIEPIRNRKGIRLSGGERRRTEIARALVSKPKFLLLDEPFAGVDPIAVIDIQNVIRQLLDLEIGVLITDHNVRETLGICHRAYVMHHGELMAEGSTEEIARHPDVIKHYLGEHFTL is encoded by the coding sequence ATGCATGAACTCAAAGCCGAAAAACTGGTCAAGACGATCCGCCGCCATCCCATCGTCAAGGGGGTTTCCCTCTCCCTGAAGACCAAGGAAGTGGTGGGGCTGCTGGGGCCCAACGGCGCCGGAAAGACCACCACCTTCTATATGATCTGCGGCCTCATTCCCGTCACCGAAGGGCAGGTGACGATCGACGGGACCGATATTACCAAAGAACCCCTGCACCTGCGGGCGAAACGGGGCATCGGCTACCTGCCCCAGGAGTCGAGCATCTTCAAGGAGCTGACGGTCGAGGAGAACCTCCTCATCGCCGCCGAAGCGGCGAAGCTCGACAAGGAGAGCGCCGCCAAGCGTATCGAAAATCTGCTGGAGCTCTTCAACATCGAACCGATACGCAACCGCAAGGGGATCCGCCTCAGCGGGGGAGAACGGCGCCGGACGGAGATCGCCCGGGCGCTGGTGAGCAAACCCAAATTTCTTCTGCTGGACGAACCCTTCGCCGGGGTCGACCCGATCGCCGTCATCGACATCCAGAATGTCATCAGGCAGCTGCTTGACCTGGAGATCGGCGTACTGATCACCGACCACAACGTACGGGAGACCCTGGGCATCTGCCACCGCGCCTACGTGATGCACCACGGCGAACTGATGGCGGAGGGGAGCACCGAAGAGATCGCCAGGCACCCCGACGTCATCAAACACTACCTGGGAGAGCATTTCACTCTATGA
- a CDS encoding RNA polymerase factor sigma-54 has translation MRLRQTQRSGLKTKLSSTLRSWLPILQAGLDELEEQLRAYEAENPYMQVRSGFESAVSPHSPPPKTQPTRFDGERSSRSDTIEALTLHEKSLYEVLGEQVNAPLFPTPRSEAAAYAIIERLDHEGYFDGEIAEVAESAGMSPEEAERIRQRFAYLEPAGVGARDPAEAMRFQLRQSGLEEPLYSFVETLLDHFDSLATFRKEPLYEEAMAAIRRFRVPPAIDFLEEFPAAVPDLVITRHREGIEVYINDDYYPDIEIETPDIDHRYVKKKIKEARDLIDALNMRKATLYKIGLMIVEFQYDFFQGGDIRPMTLKDIADEFDHNPSTISRAIANKYLMCDRGIFPMKAFFTQGLDEEVSNASIKEFIADAIAQEDREKPLSDQKLLEMVEAKFGVKMVRRTITKYRKQMRIGGSSERKRFYRLA, from the coding sequence ATGAGACTCCGCCAGACGCAGAGGTCCGGGCTCAAGACGAAGCTCTCCAGTACCCTGCGAAGCTGGCTTCCCATCCTGCAGGCAGGCCTCGACGAGCTCGAAGAGCAGCTTCGGGCCTACGAAGCCGAGAACCCCTATATGCAGGTGCGTTCCGGTTTCGAGAGCGCCGTCTCCCCCCATTCTCCCCCTCCCAAAACGCAGCCGACCCGATTCGACGGGGAGAGGTCGAGCCGCAGCGATACCATCGAAGCCCTGACGCTCCATGAAAAGTCGCTCTACGAAGTGCTGGGCGAGCAGGTCAATGCGCCGCTCTTTCCCACCCCGCGCAGCGAAGCGGCCGCCTATGCCATCATCGAACGGCTCGACCACGAGGGCTATTTCGACGGGGAGATTGCCGAAGTGGCTGAGAGTGCCGGCATGAGCCCCGAAGAGGCGGAACGCATCCGGCAGCGTTTCGCCTATCTGGAACCGGCGGGGGTCGGCGCCAGGGACCCTGCGGAGGCGATGCGTTTCCAGCTTCGCCAGAGCGGCCTGGAAGAGCCGCTCTACTCCTTCGTCGAAACCCTTCTCGATCACTTCGACTCCCTCGCGACCTTCAGGAAAGAGCCGCTCTACGAAGAGGCCATGGCCGCGATACGCCGCTTCCGGGTTCCCCCCGCCATCGATTTTCTGGAAGAGTTCCCCGCCGCGGTGCCCGACCTGGTCATCACCCGCCACAGGGAAGGGATCGAAGTTTACATCAACGACGACTACTATCCCGATATCGAGATCGAAACCCCCGACATCGACCACCGTTACGTCAAAAAGAAGATCAAGGAGGCGCGGGACCTGATCGATGCGCTGAATATGCGCAAAGCGACCCTCTACAAGATCGGGCTGATGATCGTGGAGTTCCAGTACGACTTCTTCCAGGGCGGCGACATCCGCCCCATGACACTCAAGGACATCGCCGACGAATTCGACCACAACCCCTCCACGATCTCCCGTGCCATCGCCAACAAATACCTGATGTGCGACCGGGGGATTTTCCCCATGAAAGCCTTCTTCACCCAGGGGCTCGACGAGGAGGTGAGCAACGCCTCCATCAAGGAGTTCATCGCCGACGCCATCGCGCAGGAGGATAGGGAAAAGCCTCTGAGCGACCAGAAACTGCTGGAGATGGTGGAGGCGAAATTCGGCGTCAAGATGGTGCGCCGCACCATCACCAAATACCGCAAACAGATGCGGATCGGCGGTTCCAGTGAGCGCAAACGTTTCTACAGGCTTGCGTGA
- a CDS encoding TIGR02757 family protein: MRERLEAEAAKRNDLDELSSGRPDPLMVARKLGDDRAVLLCALFGYGNAGNIVAFLESLDFSLLERGEGEIARRLQNSYYRFQNRDDVIQAFVTLSRVERGELKSLFLEGYHREGQVIDGVFGILHALYGRNGYRSRGYRFLFGTLPEDGRPKSPYKRWMMFLRWMVRKDALDLGRWPEVSRKDLVIPLDTHTFHVGLKTGLLRRKTYDWKAALELTEHLRGFDPEDPVRYDFALYRMGQEGVLGR; this comes from the coding sequence TTGCGTGAGCGGCTGGAGGCGGAAGCCGCGAAACGCAACGACCTTGACGAACTCTCTTCGGGTCGCCCCGACCCTCTGATGGTGGCCCGGAAACTCGGTGACGACCGCGCCGTTTTGCTCTGTGCGCTTTTCGGCTACGGCAATGCGGGAAATATCGTCGCCTTTCTGGAGAGCCTCGATTTCTCTTTGCTGGAGCGGGGGGAAGGAGAGATCGCCCGAAGATTGCAAAACAGCTACTACCGTTTTCAAAATCGCGACGACGTGATACAGGCTTTCGTGACCCTCTCCAGAGTGGAGCGGGGGGAGCTCAAAAGCCTCTTTCTGGAGGGGTACCACAGGGAGGGGCAGGTGATCGACGGGGTCTTCGGAATTCTCCATGCCCTCTACGGGCGCAATGGCTACCGAAGCCGTGGCTACCGCTTCCTTTTCGGAACGCTTCCCGAAGATGGAAGGCCCAAGAGCCCCTACAAACGGTGGATGATGTTCCTTCGATGGATGGTTCGCAAAGATGCCCTGGACCTGGGAAGGTGGCCGGAGGTTTCCAGGAAGGACCTGGTCATTCCCCTTGATACCCATACCTTCCATGTGGGCCTCAAAACGGGGCTGCTTAGGCGCAAAACCTACGACTGGAAGGCGGCCCTGGAGCTGACGGAACACCTCAGGGGTTTCGATCCCGAAGATCCGGTCCGCTACGATTTCGCCCTCTACCGGATGGGGCAGGAGGGGGTTCTCGGCCGTTAG
- a CDS encoding F0F1 ATP synthase subunit A: MEGRIFTFLGLISENHSFLFAAHYILAAILALVVARMATKQMKLVPTGAQNVMEAYLEGIVAMGRDVIGESNARKYLPLVATIGLIVFFSNLMEIIPGFEPPSGNINMTLTLALIVFLYYNFEGIRKNGFIHYFAHFAGPVKWLSPLMFPIEIVSHISRIISLSFRLFGNIKGDDLFVMVLLLLVPWIVPVPGFMLMGFSAILQTFIFMILTYVYLAGAVMLEEESL, encoded by the coding sequence ATGGAAGGTCGCATCTTCACCTTTTTGGGGCTGATTTCTGAAAATCACTCCTTTCTTTTCGCTGCCCACTACATTCTCGCCGCTATTCTGGCCCTGGTGGTCGCCCGCATGGCGACCAAGCAGATGAAACTGGTTCCCACCGGTGCCCAGAATGTGATGGAAGCCTATCTGGAAGGAATCGTCGCTATGGGACGCGACGTCATCGGCGAAAGCAATGCCCGCAAATACCTCCCCCTCGTCGCCACCATCGGCCTCATCGTCTTCTTCTCCAACCTGATGGAAATCATCCCTGGTTTCGAGCCGCCGTCGGGCAACATCAACATGACGCTGACTCTGGCGCTCATCGTCTTTCTCTACTACAACTTCGAGGGTATCCGCAAAAACGGATTCATCCACTATTTCGCCCACTTCGCCGGACCCGTCAAATGGCTTTCGCCCCTGATGTTCCCCATCGAGATCGTCTCCCACATCAGCCGCATCATCTCCCTCTCTTTCCGACTCTTTGGTAACATCAAAGGGGATGACCTCTTCGTCATGGTACTGCTGCTGCTCGTGCCCTGGATCGTTCCCGTTCCCGGCTTTATGCTGATGGGCTTCTCCGCCATTCTGCAGACCTTCATTTTCATGATTCTGACCTATGTCTACCTGGCGGGAGCGGTGATGCTCGAAGAGGAATCTCTCTGA
- a CDS encoding thiamine phosphate synthase translates to MLRYAITDPAYYTDDPTLFADRVARMLLSHRPDMVCFRDKRTGRYETVAEAFLSLKERFPKTLFLLHGDPALAVSLRADGVHLPSDGAGRIEEAKRAGLFCIVSTHSLEEAAACEALGADAVTFSPVFASPGKGEPQGLEKLKEIKDKISLKTIALGGIVTREQIEAVEEAGADGFASIRYFVP, encoded by the coding sequence ATGCTTCGCTACGCGATCACTGACCCCGCCTACTACACCGACGACCCCACCCTTTTTGCCGACCGCGTGGCGCGGATGCTCCTGAGCCACCGTCCCGACATGGTCTGTTTCCGCGACAAACGGACCGGCCGCTACGAAACGGTGGCCGAAGCCTTTCTTTCCCTGAAAGAGCGGTTTCCGAAGACCCTCTTCCTTCTTCATGGCGACCCCGCTCTGGCGGTCAGCCTGAGAGCCGACGGCGTCCACCTTCCCTCCGACGGGGCCGGGCGCATCGAAGAGGCGAAGCGGGCCGGCCTCTTCTGTATCGTCAGCACCCACTCCCTCGAAGAGGCGGCGGCGTGCGAAGCCCTCGGTGCCGATGCCGTCACCTTCAGCCCCGTCTTTGCCTCTCCGGGCAAGGGGGAGCCCCAGGGTTTAGAGAAGTTGAAAGAAATTAAAGATAAAATATCTCTCAAAACCATTGCGTTGGGCGGTATCGTCACGCGCGAGCAGATCGAAGCGGTCGAAGAGGCCGGCGCCGACGGTTTCGCGTCGATCCGCTATTTTGTCCCATAA
- the gatB gene encoding Asp-tRNA(Asn)/Glu-tRNA(Gln) amidotransferase subunit GatB, with protein sequence MSAFEVIIGLEVHVQLNTKTKIFCNCATSFADRQNSHTCPVCLGLPGALPVLNKEAVRKAMMFGNAIEATVHRKSVFNRKNYFYPDLPKGYQISQFEIPIVEHGHLMIDFDDGSQKRVGITRAHLEEDAGKNIHGGDHSLVDLNRAGTPLLEIVSEPDMRSADEAVRYLKKLHAIVRYLGISDANMQEGSFRCDVNVSIRPKGDEKLYTRVEIKNMNSFRFIHQAIDYEVERQIEAWEDGVYDEEVWQETRLFDPDKGETRSMRGKEDSADYRYFPEPDLLPVILDDAMIEEAKKIPEMPDEKRRRYVEEYGLRPYDAAVITAEVETAAYFEAMVAEGADPKEAAKWLTVELPARLKGGMGVDEAPVRPAQLAKLIGRIADGTISGKAGKEVLDYLFEHEGADVDSAIEMLGLKQVSDDGTILALIDNVLAANADKVEEYRNGKEKLFGFFVGQVMKASKGTANPGKVNQLLKERLNS encoded by the coding sequence ATGAGCGCATTCGAAGTCATCATCGGGCTGGAGGTTCATGTCCAGCTCAACACGAAAACGAAAATTTTCTGCAACTGTGCCACCAGTTTCGCCGACAGGCAGAACAGCCATACCTGCCCCGTATGCCTGGGGCTGCCCGGTGCGCTGCCGGTGCTGAACAAAGAGGCGGTCAGAAAGGCGATGATGTTCGGCAACGCCATCGAGGCGACCGTCCACCGCAAGTCGGTCTTCAACCGCAAAAACTACTTCTACCCCGACCTTCCCAAGGGGTACCAGATCAGCCAGTTCGAGATTCCCATCGTCGAACACGGCCATCTGATGATCGACTTCGACGACGGTAGCCAGAAACGCGTCGGAATCACCCGGGCCCACCTTGAGGAGGATGCGGGCAAGAACATCCACGGGGGGGACCACTCGCTGGTGGACCTGAACCGGGCGGGCACGCCCCTGCTGGAGATCGTCAGCGAGCCGGACATGCGAAGCGCCGACGAAGCGGTGCGCTACCTCAAGAAGCTCCATGCCATTGTCCGCTATCTGGGCATCAGCGACGCCAACATGCAGGAGGGCTCCTTCCGCTGCGACGTCAACGTCTCCATCCGCCCCAAAGGGGACGAGAAGCTCTACACCCGGGTCGAGATCAAAAACATGAACAGCTTCCGCTTCATCCACCAGGCTATCGACTATGAGGTAGAGCGCCAGATCGAGGCGTGGGAGGACGGCGTCTACGACGAAGAGGTGTGGCAGGAGACCCGCCTTTTCGACCCCGACAAGGGGGAGACCCGCTCCATGCGGGGTAAGGAGGACAGCGCCGACTACCGCTACTTCCCCGAACCCGACCTGCTTCCCGTCATCCTCGACGACGCGATGATCGAAGAGGCGAAGAAGATCCCCGAAATGCCCGACGAAAAGCGGCGCCGCTACGTCGAGGAGTACGGCCTGCGCCCCTACGACGCGGCGGTCATCACCGCCGAAGTGGAGACGGCCGCCTATTTCGAAGCGATGGTGGCGGAAGGCGCCGACCCGAAAGAGGCGGCCAAATGGCTCACCGTCGAACTCCCCGCGCGCCTGAAGGGCGGCATGGGGGTCGACGAAGCGCCGGTGCGTCCAGCCCAGCTCGCCAAGCTGATCGGACGCATCGCCGACGGCACCATCAGCGGCAAGGCGGGCAAAGAGGTGCTCGACTACCTCTTCGAACATGAAGGGGCCGACGTTGACAGCGCCATCGAAATGCTGGGCCTCAAACAGGTCAGCGACGACGGCACCATCCTGGCCCTCATCGACAACGTGCTCGCCGCCAATGCGGACAAAGTGGAAGAGTACAGAAACGGCAAGGAGAAGCTCTTCGGCTTCTTCGTCGGGCAGGTGATGAAAGCCTCCAAAGGCACCGCCAATCCCGGCAAGGTGAACCAACTCCTCAAAGAGCGTCTCAACTCTTGA